From Electrophorus electricus isolate fEleEle1 chromosome 8, fEleEle1.pri, whole genome shotgun sequence, the proteins below share one genomic window:
- the flot1a gene encoding flotillin-1a — MFYTCGPNEAMVVSGFCRSPPMMISGGRVFVFPCIQQIQRISLNTMTLNVKSDKVYTRHGVPISVTGIAQMKIQGQNKQMLAAACQMFMGKSEAEIAQIALETLEGHQRAIIAHLTVEEIYKDRKKFSEQVFKVASSDLVNMGISVVSYTLKDVHDDQDYLHSLGKARTAQVQKDARIGEALNKRDAVIREAHALQEKVSAQYMNEIQMAKAQRDFELKKAAYDIEVNTKKAESEMAYQLQVAKTKQRIEEEKMQVQVVERTQQITLQKQEITRKEKELEAKVKKPAEAERYRLEKLAEAERLQLIMEAEAEAESIRVRGEAEAFAVEAKGRAEAEQMAKKAEAFQQYKEGAMVDMLLEKLPLVADEISKPLTSANKITMVSSGGSEVGAAKLTGEVMDIMTRLPETIEKLTGVNISQVPHTV; from the exons ATGTTTTACACCTGTGGTCCCAATGAAGCTATGGTGGTGTCTG GATTCTGTCGTTCTCCCCCGATGATGATATCTGGAGgcagagtgtttgtgtttccctGCATCCAGCAGATCCAGAG GATCTCTCTGAATACTATGACCTTGAATGTGAAGAGTGACAAAGTCTACACACGCCATGGAGTGCCTATCTCTGTTACTGGCATTGCCCAG ATGAAGATTCAGGGACAGAATAAGCAGATGTTGGCAGCAGCGTGTCAGATGTTTATGGGGAAGTCTGAAGCAGAGATTGCTCAGATTGCCCTGGAGACACTGGAGGGTCATCAGCGAGCCATCATCGCCCATTTGACTGTAGAG GAGATCTATAAGGATCGTAAGAAGTTTTCTGAGCAGGTGTTTAAGGTGGCGTCATCGGACCTGGTCAACATGGGTATCAGTGTGGTCAGTTACACACTCAAAGATGTTCATGACGAtcag GATTACTTGCACTCTCTGGGAAAAGCTCGAACAGCACAAGTACAAAAGGATGCCCGCATAGGAGAGGCCTTAAACAAAAGGGATGCTGTTATCAGG GAGGCTCATGCTTTGCAAGAAAAGGTGTCTGCTCAGTACATGAATGAAATTCAGATGGCTAAGGCTCAGAGAGACTTTGAGTTGAAGAAAGCTGCCTATGACATTGAGGTCAACACCAAAAAGGCTGAGTCTGAAATGGCTTACCAGCTACAG GTGGCTAAGACGAAGCAGCGCATCGAGGAGGAGAAGATGCAGGTGCAGGTGGTGGAGCGCACGCAGCAGATCACCCTGCAGAAGCAGGAGATCACGCGCAAGGAAAAAGAGCTAGAGGCCAAAGTGAAGAAACCGGCTGAGGCTGAGCGATACCGCCTGGAGAAGCTGGCTGAAGCGGAACG TCTTCAGCTCATCATGGAAGCAGAAGCTGAGGCAGAGTCCATCAGA gtgagaggagaggcagaggcgtTTGCTGTGGAGGCCAAAGGCCGAGCAGAGGCAGAGCAGATGGCAAAAAAGGCTGAAGCCTTCCAGCAGTACAAGGAGGGAGCCATGGTGGACATGCTGCTGGAGAAACTGCCTCTg GTGGCAGATGAGATCAGCAAACCTTTGACATCTGCAAATAAGATTACCATGGTTTCCAGTGGTGGCTCAGAAGTGGGTGCTGCAAAGCTGACTGGTGAGGTAATGGACATCATGACCAGGCTTCCTGAGACAATTGAGAAACTGACTGGAGTCAACATCTCTCAG GTCCCCCACACAGTCTGA
- the LOC113581267 gene encoding uncharacterized protein LOC113581267 isoform X1 — MRGCEERNPINMEMLHIAVLSSLLCSAYSATIKAKDDHRTAFFGEDIHIPVPAMDTTEVVFKPKLDPISEVVFFRNREIQNSRAKLNFQTRHLVLEDVGEEDEGTYVVRNSAAPADVRRIILIVRDCATETTVKYGETYHITLNDITGPYTLEFRRSTSHINQTIEPSAVVLLNHSIIPIEEYRTRLSASEKKVNLHVVTGTDEGSYTVLDSDGKIRKRTCLNVKEHQIFVHLHYDKTLKIKLYINHTKINMVYTPDSDNEARLILDQGELVVPLDPMLDGRVSVDVSMFYLKKVKVSDTGIFRVTDLSGFHIADVYVDVEPYKLPQLYVVILSLLGLLAFLLLVCLISCQIKVRRREARARKIALIAQQAGKGDGETFRQEPQMEQLLVHEAYTRFTEESTLQSTWENITESTEVEIKGLEVFTAGHYHTFLAENNFVEMTDSALPLDSDTDVPQTYASHKLLFDSDSLAAAAPANSEGNHSATRTPDSVLSASPATQHKSEAHAESDFLGVTTPHTTPKVCRLGAMEASAPATSPVPETSQDALLLNDKVAKLDQCISADGTTT; from the exons atgagaggatgCGAGGAGAG aaaTCCAATCAATATGGAAATGTTACACATTGCAGTACTCTCCTCTTTACTGTGCTCAG CTTATTCTGCAACCATAAAAG CAAAGGATGACCACCGTACTGCCTTCTTTGGGGAAGACATACATATCCCTGTGCCAGCAATGGACACTACAGAGGTGGTGTTTAAACCAAAGCTGGATCCAATCTCTGAGGTGGTTTTCTTCCGGAACAGGGAGATTCAGAACTCTAGAGCCAAACTTAATTTTCAGACCAGACACCTGGTTCTGGAAGATGTGGGTGAAGAGGATGAGGGTACATATGTAGTGAGGAACTCTGCAGCTCCAGCTGATGTCAGACGCATCATCCTTATAGTTAGAG ATTGTGCCACAGAGACAACCGTGAAATATGGTGAAACATATCATATTACACTTAATGACATCACTGGTCCTTACACCCTGGAGTTCAGACGCAGCACAAGTCACATTAACCAAACTATAGAGCCATCAGCTGTGGTTCTTCTCAATCATAGCATCATCCCTATAGAGGAATATAGGACCCGTCTCAGTGCAAGTGAGAAGAAGGTTAACCTCCATGTGGTGACCGGAACAGATGAGGGTAGCTACACTGTACTGGACAGTGATGGAAAAATTCGTAAAAGGACATGTCTGAATGTTAAAG AGCACCAGATATTTGTGCACTTGCATTATGACAAAACTCTGAAGATCAAGCTCTATATAAACCACACGAAGATCAATATGGTCTACACTCCAGACTCTGACAATGAGGCTCGGCTTATTCTGGATCAGGGGGAACTGGTCGTGCCTTTGGACCCCATGCTAGATGGCCGAGTGTCAGTAGATGTCTCAATGTTTTACCTGAAGAAGGTCAAAGTTAGTGACACAGGCAttttcagagtgactgactTATCAGGTTTTCACATAGCCGATGTCTACGTGGATGTGGAGC CCTACAAACTGCCTCAGCTTTATGTGGTGATCCTGTCTTTATTGGGTCTGCTGGCGTTCCTGCTGTTGGTGTGTCTAATCTCCTGTCAGATCAAGGTTCGCCGTCGGGAAGCAAGAGCCCGAAAGATTGCCCTCATTGCTCAACAAGCTGGCAAGGGAGATGGAGAAACCTTCAGACAG gaGCCTCAAATGGAGCAGCTTCTTG TTCATGAGGCCTACACCAGATTCACTGAGGAATCCACTCTGCAGTCTACCTGGGAGAACATCACCGAGAGCACAGAGGTTGAGATCAAG GGTCTCGAAGTGTTCACAGCGGGGCACTATCACACTTTCCTTGCTGAAAATAACTTTGTGGAGATGACTGATTCTGCACTTCCACTGGACAGCGACACTGATGTGCCTCAAACCTATGCCTCCCACAAGCTCCTCTTTGACTCTGACAGTCTTGCTGCTGCTGCCCCAGCTAATTCAGAGGGCAATCATAGTGCCACTCGTACCCCGGATTCGGTTCTCAGTGCCAGCCCGGCTACCCAGCACAAATCTGAAGCCCACGCAGAGAGCGACTTTTTAGGAGTCACTACCCCTCATACAACCCCTAAAGTGTGCAGGCTAGGTGCCATGGAAGCCTCAGCCCCTGCAACCAGCCCAGTGCCAGAAACAAGCCAAGACGCCCTGCTGCTCAATGACAAAGTAGCCAAATTGGATCAGTGTATCAGTGCAGATGGTACCACAACCTGA
- the LOC113581267 gene encoding uncharacterized protein LOC113581267 isoform X2, whose translation MRGCEERNPINMEMLHIAVLSSLLCSAYSATIKAKDDHRTAFFGEDIHIPVPAMDTTEVVFKPKLDPISEVVFFRNREIQNSRAKLNFQTRHLVLEDVGEEDEGTYVVRNSAAPADVRRIILIVRDCATETTVKYGETYHITLNDITGPYTLEFRRSTSHINQTIEPSAVVLLNHSIIPIEEYRTRLSASEKKVNLHVVTGTDEGSYTVLDSDGKIRKRTCLNVKEHQIFVHLHYDKTLKIKLYINHTKINMVYTPDSDNEARLILDQGELVVPLDPMLDGRVSVDVSMFYLKKVKVSDTGIFRVTDLSGFHIADVYVDVEPYKLPQLYVVILSLLGLLAFLLLVCLISCQIKVRRREARARKIALIAQQAGKGDGETFRQVVHEAYTRFTEESTLQSTWENITESTEVEIKGLEVFTAGHYHTFLAENNFVEMTDSALPLDSDTDVPQTYASHKLLFDSDSLAAAAPANSEGNHSATRTPDSVLSASPATQHKSEAHAESDFLGVTTPHTTPKVCRLGAMEASAPATSPVPETSQDALLLNDKVAKLDQCISADGTTT comes from the exons atgagaggatgCGAGGAGAG aaaTCCAATCAATATGGAAATGTTACACATTGCAGTACTCTCCTCTTTACTGTGCTCAG CTTATTCTGCAACCATAAAAG CAAAGGATGACCACCGTACTGCCTTCTTTGGGGAAGACATACATATCCCTGTGCCAGCAATGGACACTACAGAGGTGGTGTTTAAACCAAAGCTGGATCCAATCTCTGAGGTGGTTTTCTTCCGGAACAGGGAGATTCAGAACTCTAGAGCCAAACTTAATTTTCAGACCAGACACCTGGTTCTGGAAGATGTGGGTGAAGAGGATGAGGGTACATATGTAGTGAGGAACTCTGCAGCTCCAGCTGATGTCAGACGCATCATCCTTATAGTTAGAG ATTGTGCCACAGAGACAACCGTGAAATATGGTGAAACATATCATATTACACTTAATGACATCACTGGTCCTTACACCCTGGAGTTCAGACGCAGCACAAGTCACATTAACCAAACTATAGAGCCATCAGCTGTGGTTCTTCTCAATCATAGCATCATCCCTATAGAGGAATATAGGACCCGTCTCAGTGCAAGTGAGAAGAAGGTTAACCTCCATGTGGTGACCGGAACAGATGAGGGTAGCTACACTGTACTGGACAGTGATGGAAAAATTCGTAAAAGGACATGTCTGAATGTTAAAG AGCACCAGATATTTGTGCACTTGCATTATGACAAAACTCTGAAGATCAAGCTCTATATAAACCACACGAAGATCAATATGGTCTACACTCCAGACTCTGACAATGAGGCTCGGCTTATTCTGGATCAGGGGGAACTGGTCGTGCCTTTGGACCCCATGCTAGATGGCCGAGTGTCAGTAGATGTCTCAATGTTTTACCTGAAGAAGGTCAAAGTTAGTGACACAGGCAttttcagagtgactgactTATCAGGTTTTCACATAGCCGATGTCTACGTGGATGTGGAGC CCTACAAACTGCCTCAGCTTTATGTGGTGATCCTGTCTTTATTGGGTCTGCTGGCGTTCCTGCTGTTGGTGTGTCTAATCTCCTGTCAGATCAAGGTTCGCCGTCGGGAAGCAAGAGCCCGAAAGATTGCCCTCATTGCTCAACAAGCTGGCAAGGGAGATGGAGAAACCTTCAGACAG GTAGTTCATGAGGCCTACACCAGATTCACTGAGGAATCCACTCTGCAGTCTACCTGGGAGAACATCACCGAGAGCACAGAGGTTGAGATCAAG GGTCTCGAAGTGTTCACAGCGGGGCACTATCACACTTTCCTTGCTGAAAATAACTTTGTGGAGATGACTGATTCTGCACTTCCACTGGACAGCGACACTGATGTGCCTCAAACCTATGCCTCCCACAAGCTCCTCTTTGACTCTGACAGTCTTGCTGCTGCTGCCCCAGCTAATTCAGAGGGCAATCATAGTGCCACTCGTACCCCGGATTCGGTTCTCAGTGCCAGCCCGGCTACCCAGCACAAATCTGAAGCCCACGCAGAGAGCGACTTTTTAGGAGTCACTACCCCTCATACAACCCCTAAAGTGTGCAGGCTAGGTGCCATGGAAGCCTCAGCCCCTGCAACCAGCCCAGTGCCAGAAACAAGCCAAGACGCCCTGCTGCTCAATGACAAAGTAGCCAAATTGGATCAGTGTATCAGTGCAGATGGTACCACAACCTGA
- the LOC113581267 gene encoding uncharacterized protein LOC113581267 isoform X3: MEMLHIAVLSSLLCSAYSATIKAKDDHRTAFFGEDIHIPVPAMDTTEVVFKPKLDPISEVVFFRNREIQNSRAKLNFQTRHLVLEDVGEEDEGTYVVRNSAAPADVRRIILIVRDCATETTVKYGETYHITLNDITGPYTLEFRRSTSHINQTIEPSAVVLLNHSIIPIEEYRTRLSASEKKVNLHVVTGTDEGSYTVLDSDGKIRKRTCLNVKEHQIFVHLHYDKTLKIKLYINHTKINMVYTPDSDNEARLILDQGELVVPLDPMLDGRVSVDVSMFYLKKVKVSDTGIFRVTDLSGFHIADVYVDVEPYKLPQLYVVILSLLGLLAFLLLVCLISCQIKVRRREARARKIALIAQQAGKGDGETFRQEPQMEQLLVHEAYTRFTEESTLQSTWENITESTEVEIKGLEVFTAGHYHTFLAENNFVEMTDSALPLDSDTDVPQTYASHKLLFDSDSLAAAAPANSEGNHSATRTPDSVLSASPATQHKSEAHAESDFLGVTTPHTTPKVCRLGAMEASAPATSPVPETSQDALLLNDKVAKLDQCISADGTTT; the protein is encoded by the exons ATGGAAATGTTACACATTGCAGTACTCTCCTCTTTACTGTGCTCAG CTTATTCTGCAACCATAAAAG CAAAGGATGACCACCGTACTGCCTTCTTTGGGGAAGACATACATATCCCTGTGCCAGCAATGGACACTACAGAGGTGGTGTTTAAACCAAAGCTGGATCCAATCTCTGAGGTGGTTTTCTTCCGGAACAGGGAGATTCAGAACTCTAGAGCCAAACTTAATTTTCAGACCAGACACCTGGTTCTGGAAGATGTGGGTGAAGAGGATGAGGGTACATATGTAGTGAGGAACTCTGCAGCTCCAGCTGATGTCAGACGCATCATCCTTATAGTTAGAG ATTGTGCCACAGAGACAACCGTGAAATATGGTGAAACATATCATATTACACTTAATGACATCACTGGTCCTTACACCCTGGAGTTCAGACGCAGCACAAGTCACATTAACCAAACTATAGAGCCATCAGCTGTGGTTCTTCTCAATCATAGCATCATCCCTATAGAGGAATATAGGACCCGTCTCAGTGCAAGTGAGAAGAAGGTTAACCTCCATGTGGTGACCGGAACAGATGAGGGTAGCTACACTGTACTGGACAGTGATGGAAAAATTCGTAAAAGGACATGTCTGAATGTTAAAG AGCACCAGATATTTGTGCACTTGCATTATGACAAAACTCTGAAGATCAAGCTCTATATAAACCACACGAAGATCAATATGGTCTACACTCCAGACTCTGACAATGAGGCTCGGCTTATTCTGGATCAGGGGGAACTGGTCGTGCCTTTGGACCCCATGCTAGATGGCCGAGTGTCAGTAGATGTCTCAATGTTTTACCTGAAGAAGGTCAAAGTTAGTGACACAGGCAttttcagagtgactgactTATCAGGTTTTCACATAGCCGATGTCTACGTGGATGTGGAGC CCTACAAACTGCCTCAGCTTTATGTGGTGATCCTGTCTTTATTGGGTCTGCTGGCGTTCCTGCTGTTGGTGTGTCTAATCTCCTGTCAGATCAAGGTTCGCCGTCGGGAAGCAAGAGCCCGAAAGATTGCCCTCATTGCTCAACAAGCTGGCAAGGGAGATGGAGAAACCTTCAGACAG gaGCCTCAAATGGAGCAGCTTCTTG TTCATGAGGCCTACACCAGATTCACTGAGGAATCCACTCTGCAGTCTACCTGGGAGAACATCACCGAGAGCACAGAGGTTGAGATCAAG GGTCTCGAAGTGTTCACAGCGGGGCACTATCACACTTTCCTTGCTGAAAATAACTTTGTGGAGATGACTGATTCTGCACTTCCACTGGACAGCGACACTGATGTGCCTCAAACCTATGCCTCCCACAAGCTCCTCTTTGACTCTGACAGTCTTGCTGCTGCTGCCCCAGCTAATTCAGAGGGCAATCATAGTGCCACTCGTACCCCGGATTCGGTTCTCAGTGCCAGCCCGGCTACCCAGCACAAATCTGAAGCCCACGCAGAGAGCGACTTTTTAGGAGTCACTACCCCTCATACAACCCCTAAAGTGTGCAGGCTAGGTGCCATGGAAGCCTCAGCCCCTGCAACCAGCCCAGTGCCAGAAACAAGCCAAGACGCCCTGCTGCTCAATGACAAAGTAGCCAAATTGGATCAGTGTATCAGTGCAGATGGTACCACAACCTGA
- the tcf19l gene encoding LOW QUALITY PROTEIN: transcription factor 19 (The sequence of the model RefSeq protein was modified relative to this genomic sequence to represent the inferred CDS: inserted 1 base in 1 codon; deleted 2 bases in 1 codon), with amino-acid sequence MLSGVQPCFQLLRIGSSNNANGQGSDVADLARDLYTFRPALAQSVFRLGRAVELCDVYSGESSTVSRIHAELHAERQTDGVAGEGWKVQVKDRSSYGTWVNDVRIQQGVLWEIFDGDTLTFGGQSVRGNPEFYFLFQKVRVRPQDFDAITVPKASSFSSDIQNRIRTSLDSKPEPSLDLSKLSINRATVILNSIGSLSKMNGSCWTFKRTDKTTDLTSTRTPSFTALVPPSTPPPLPAISKETSSKSLPPSSKSRRKSAHTVLLEDDSSDDPVGRXKWIGGCTESQRGKRRRLYKSESEMFQPPLSKTELSMKSQFDIRPVIPKQNGIIYNYSTNGKPANASLTSLQKRDIVNMSYNKGINLVSCRQQKPCLPAPRGRRRTNSSPVYSPLVVGGVNYHLASPSMRLTKVERERGQVARFKTTTGRQRGRPRKHPLPRPSLPSPSSSSSSTSSSSSSSSSSSDEDDEDEDVGAQGVEPCAAVHCRLPQQDTVQWVQCDDCDAWYHLDCLPHDRNQASFLVDPSADFHCGCC; translated from the exons ATGTTGTCTGGCGTCCAGCCGTGTTTTCAGCTGTTAAGAATTGGCTCGTCAAATAATGCTAACGGCCAGGGTAGTGATGTCGCTGACTTGGCACGTGACCTGTACACC TTCCGACCGGCGCTTGCCCAATCAGTGTTCCGCTTGGGGCGGGCAGTAGAGTTGTGTGATGTTTACTCTGGAGAGTCATCAACCGTGTCACGTATCCATGCTGAACTACATGCTGAAAGGCAGACCGATGGTGTAGCAGGGGAGGGCTGGAAAGTCCAGGTGAAGGACAGAAGCAGTTATG GCACATGGGTGAACGATGTCCGAATACAGCAAGGTGTTTTGTGGGAAATCTTTGATGGTGACACATTAACCTTCGGTGGTCAATCAGTGCGAGGGAACCCAGAATTCTACTTCCTCTTCCAGAAGGTTCGAGTTAGACCACAGGACTTTGATGCCATTACAGTTCCAAAGGCTAGTTCCTTTTCATCTGATATTCAGAACCGGATCAGGACAAGTCTGGATAGTAAACCTGAGCCGAGTCTTGATCTTTCTAAACTGTCCATCAATAGAGCCACCGTCATTCTTAACTCCATTGGCAGCCTGAGTAAGATGAATGGAAGTTGCTGGACCTTCAAGAGGACAGACAAAACCACTGACCTGACTTCTACCAGAACTCCTTCATTTACAGCTTTGGTGCCACCTtccacccctcctccactcCCTGCAATTTCCAAGGAGACCTCCTCAAAGTCCCTCCCGCCATCATCTAAGAGCCGGCGCAAGTCGGCGCACACTGTGTTGTTGGAAGATGATAGTTCAGATGATCCTGTGGGCC AGAAGTGGATTGGAGGGTGCACGGAAAGTCAGAGGGGGAAGAGGCGACGGCTGTACAAGTCTGAGTCTGAGATGTTCCAGCCTCCATTATCTAAAACAGAGTTGAGCATGAAGTCACAGTTTGACATCAGGCCCGTGATACCCAAGCAAAATGGTATAATTTACAATTATTCAACCAATGGGAAACCTGCTAATGCTTCTTTAACCTCACTTCAAAAGCGAGATATTGTAAACATGAGTTACAACAAAGGTATAAATCTTGTGAGCTGCAGACAGCAGAAGCCTTGCTTGCCAGCCCCTCGTGGCAGGCGAAGAACAAACAGCTCACCTGTGTACTCCCCtctggtggtgggtggggtaaACTACCACCTGGCCTCTCCATCAATGAGGCTGACCAAGGTGGAAAGGGAGAGGGGACAGGTTGCacgcttcaagaccaccactgG TAGACAACGTGGAAGACCCAGGAAGCATCCCCTGCCTCGCCCTTCACTCCCAtccccctcttcctcatcttcatctacctcctcctcatcttcatcctcctcctcttcttcggatgaagatgatgaagatgaagatgtgGGTGCCCAGGGTGTGGAGCCATGTGCAGCGGTGCATTGTCGTCTACCACAGCAGGATACAGTGCAGTGGGTCCAGTGTGATGACTGTGATGCTTGGTACCATCTGGACTGCCTACCCCACGACCGGAACCAAGCTTCTTTCCTGGTCGACCCGAGTGCCGACTTCCACTGTGGCTGCTGCTGA